The Ictalurus furcatus strain D&B chromosome 5, Billie_1.0, whole genome shotgun sequence genome includes a region encoding these proteins:
- the ndufa4l2a gene encoding cytochrome c oxidase subunit NDUFA4, whose protein sequence is MLRTIYDHARKHPGLIPQFFFITLGIGGAALYLVRLAKGPHVTWNKSNNPEPWNKLSPTYQYKFFAVNTDYKNLKKEGPNF, encoded by the exons ATGCTCCGAACCATCTATGATCATGCCAGGAAACACCCTGGA CTCATCCCACAGTTTTTTTTCATAACCCTGGGAATTGGAGGGGCTGCACTTTATCTTGTACGTCTAGCCAAGGGACCCCATGTTAC ATGGAACAAATCCAACAACCCTGAACCATGGAATAAGCTCAGCCCTACCTAtcagtataag TTTTTTGCTGTAAACACAGACTACAAGAACCTGAAAAAGGAAGGGCCTAACTTTTAA